The Streptomyces sp. B3I8 nucleotide sequence GGCCGAGCGGGTCAGGATACTCGCGGCCGCCGAGGCGCAGCGGATGAAGATCCAGGCGGAGGCGGCGGCCTCGTACGACCGGGTCGCGCTCGACCGGATGCTGATCGACCAGCTCCCGCAGATCGTCAAGGAGGCCGCCGGTGGCCTCGCCGGCGCCAACGTCAATGTCCTCAACGGCGCGGACGGCCTCGGTGAGATCGCCGCCGGCCTGGTGTCCCAGGGCCTGACGATCCTCGACTCGGTCCGGCAGAACCTGAGCGGCCAGGATGCCGACGGCCACCGCCCCGGCTCCGGGGAGGGCGAGGACAGCGGCCTGCGCCAGCTGCCCTTCGGCAAGGAGCGGGCACCGAGGGACGGTCGGGTGGACGTCGACTAGGGCCGGTCTCCAGGAGCGGTGAACAGGCTTTCGTGTGCGGAGGAGGGCGTCGGCGCTCGGCGCTCACTGTTTGTCGCTCACTGTTTGTCGCCGCTGCCCGGGTTCTGCCGGGGCACGAAGGGAAGGGCAGGCTCAGGAGGGGTTTCCTCCGGGGCCGGCCCTTCGCCGTGTTCGGGGTCGTGCCACACGCGGGCCATCACACCCGGCCCCTCGCACCCGGCCCATCCACGCGCAGGCCGTCACACCCGGCCCCTCGCACCCGGCCCATCCACGCGCAGGCCGTCACACGCGGGCCAGCACCACCGCCCGGGACCGTGAGAGGACCACCCCGGCCAGCGCCAGCCCCCAGCACACCAGCACCAGGACAGGGCGCAGCACGGGCGCGTCCCCGCCGCCCGGTGTGACGAGGGTGGCGAGTTGGTCGAGGGAGCGGGTGGGGAGGAAGTCGGCGGCGTGGCGCAGGCCGGCGGGGAAGTCGTCGAGGGGGAACCACAGGCCGCCGAGCATGGCGAGCGGGAAGAAGACGCCCAGGCTGATGTACTGGGCCGACTCGCCGACCGCGACGAGTCCCACGGCCAGGCCGGCCAGGACGAAGACGAGGCTGGCGCCCCAGATGACGCCGAGTGCGGCGAGCCAGTCGGCGGCCGGCATGGAGACGTCGTTGGCGAAGGCACCGAGGGCGAAGACGACCACGGCCGCGGGCAGCGTGGCCAGCCAGGCGGTGAGTGCCTTCGCGCCGAGGTAGGCGGCGCCGGAGAGCGGGGTGAGCAGCACCTGGCGGGCCCAGCCTTCGCCGCGCTCCGTGCCGAGGCGGATGCCCGCGCCGTTGAGTGCGCCGAAGAACGCGCCGGACACCGACATGGAGAGCATGTAGTCGCGGGCGAAGAGCGGGCTCTCGGAGAGGGTGTCCTGGGCGACCATCGTGAACATGACGTAGAAGCCCGCGGAGAACAGTACGGAGAAGGTCAGGAAGTAGGCGCTGCGGACGAGGCAGAGGGTGTCCAGCTTGGCGTAGCGCAGCATGTCAGTCATTTCCGTCGCCTCCTTCGCCCGGAACGGCCCCATGTCCGCCCGCCCCGTGTCCGCCGGCTCCCTGACTGTCCGGGTGGCCCCCGTCCCCCTGCGCCTGGCCCTCGTCGACGCTGAGGAGCTCGCTGAGCGCGTCCTCCAGGGAGGCGGAGGTGATGGCGACGTCCCGCAGTACGACGTCGTCCCGGTCGCCGCCGATCTTCGCGTAGAGCGCGGCGAGTGTGGCGTCGCTGTCGGCGGTGGTCACCGTACGGGTGGGGCCGTCCTCCTCGACCGCGCGCACCCCGGGCAGGCCGCGCAGCATGCCGTCGGCGAGCGGTTCGGCCGTGCGGAAGGAGATGCGGCTCTCGGTGAAGGAGGACCGCAGTTGGGCGACCGTGCCGTCGGCGACGACCTTCCCGGCCCGTAACACCACGACGCGGTCGGCGAACTGCTCGGCCTCGTGGAGGTAGTGGGTGGTGAACAGGACCGTGGCGCCGTCCTCGACACGCTCGTTGAGCACCTGCCAGAAGCGGGCCCGGGCCGACACGTCGAGAGCGACCGTCGGTTCGTCGAGGAAGAGCAGGCGGGGCAGTCCGGCGAGGGCGAGGGC carries:
- a CDS encoding ABC transporter permease: MTDMLRYAKLDTLCLVRSAYFLTFSVLFSAGFYVMFTMVAQDTLSESPLFARDYMLSMSVSGAFFGALNGAGIRLGTERGEGWARQVLLTPLSGAAYLGAKALTAWLATLPAAVVVFALGAFANDVSMPAADWLAALGVIWGASLVFVLAGLAVGLVAVGESAQYISLGVFFPLAMLGGLWFPLDDFPAGLRHAADFLPTRSLDQLATLVTPGGGDAPVLRPVLVLVCWGLALAGVVLSRSRAVVLARV
- a CDS encoding ABC transporter ATP-binding protein; amino-acid sequence: MIAADAQLLVRIRDVDVVRRRGGTRVRVLSGVSLQVRRGERVALLGANGAGKTTLTYVLLGLLKPESGTVEVLGGRPEPALAAGELGAMLQETGLMRGARVGELISLVTDLYGRRTSAQVLAETGLRDLRTRQVTQLSGGERQRLKLALALAGLPRLLFLDEPTVALDVSARARFWQVLNERVEDGATVLFTTHYLHEAEQFADRVVVLRAGKVVADGTVAQLRSSFTESRISFRTAEPLADGMLRGLPGVRAVEEDGPTRTVTTADSDATLAALYAKIGGDRDDVVLRDVAITSASLEDALSELLSVDEGQAQGDGGHPDSQGAGGHGAGGHGAVPGEGGDGND